From the genome of Bactrocera oleae isolate idBacOlea1 chromosome 2, idBacOlea1, whole genome shotgun sequence, one region includes:
- the LOC106620712 gene encoding organic cation transporter protein, protein MEKRADKPTRPDPIISILGSDLGPWQLIVCLWIFLSKFPTGWVQISMVFLQSPINYSCLDPDNSTDVCSANCKTKFYKHINFKENIITEWNLTCDRQWLSSLAQSFVMIGIMLGNIIFGLLADKWGRRPMFVSACVMQLIFGCLVSASPWFWLFVVFRFLDGFATGATMSTGFTIIMEVVGKSKREIMAILYQIPFNLGHATLPLFAYFLRHWRWYHLAFSSFSVLYLLFYWTVPESPRWLYTTGRIDRAVQILETGCKRNNMPIDNIRAELEQAAQMTAATPTSKKGNIIDLFRHPYLCQKTLAMAFNWLVACLVYYGVSQYISHLSGDIFLNVAIGATLGVPGTLICVPMTKYLGRRLTLFLSNSLSGIALMILAFAPSLNSTMTVAMATIGLFGASVTFPNVYLYGGELFPTVVRNSGVGLCSFVGRVGSIIAPFISGMSTRGLWIPPAVFGGFSLAAAASVFLMPETRGFPLPETIEDGETFGKNKDATKL, encoded by the exons atGGAGAAACGCGCTG ACAAGCCCACACGCCCCGATCCTATAATCTCGATTTTGGGTAGCGATTTGGGTCCTTGGCAGCTTATCGTCTGCTTGTGGATTTTTCTCTCGAAATTTCCCACTGGCTGGGTGCAAATCTCGATGGTGTTTTTGCAGTCGCCAATTAATTATAGCTGTCTTGATCCTGATAACAGCACTGACGTTTGCTCGGCGAACTGCAAAACTAAGTTCTATAAACATATCAATTTCAAAGAGAATATAATCACCGAATGGAATTTGACCTGCGATCGTCAGTGGCTATCCAGTTTGGCACAGAGTTTTGTTATGATTGGCATAATGCTGggcaatattatttttggaCTCTTGGCTGATAA ATGGGGTCGCCGTCCCATGTTCGTGAGTGCCTGCGTTATGCAACTCATTTTTGGTTGTCTTGTGTCTGCATCGCCATGGTTTTGGCTTTTTGTCGTGTTTCGCTTTTTGGATGGTTTCGCCACAGGCGCTACCATGTCCACAGG CTTCACGATCATTATGGAGGTTGTGGGCAAAAGTAAACGTGAAATAATGGCCATACTTTATCAGATACCCTTCAATTTGGGTCATGCCACTTTGCCGTTATTCGCGTACTTTCTGCGTCACTGGCGTTGGTATCATCTTGCCTTCTCATCATTCTCAGTGTTATATCTGCTATTTTATTGGACTGTGCCAG AGTCGCCACGTTGGCTCTACACCACTGGTCGCATTGACCGCGCTGTACAAATACTTGAAACTGGCTGCAAGCGCAATAATATGCCCATCGATAACATACGTGCCGAGCTCGAACAGGCCGCACAAATGACAGCCGCCACACCGACATCGAAGAAGGGTAACATCATTGATCTTTTCCGCCATCCATATCTCTGTCAGAAAACCTTGGCAATGGCATTTAATTGGCTTGTTGCCTGCCTCGTCTACTATGGCGTCTCACAGTATATATCACACCTAAGCGGTGATATCTTTTTGAATGTCGCCATAGGCGCTACGCTGGGCGTGCCGGGCACACTCATATGCGTGCCGATGACCAAATATCTCGGGCGTCGCCTAACGCTCTTCCTCTCAAATTCACTCAGCGGCATTGCTTTGATGATTTTGGCTTTTGCGCCATCGCTAAACAGCACCATGACTGTGGCAATGGCAACAATTGGTCTCTTTGGCGCGTCGGTAACATTTCCGAATGTTTATCTTTACGGTGGCGAGCTGTTTCCGACAGTTGTGCGTAATTCGGGTGTCGGTTTGTGTTCGTTTGTTGGTCGCGTTGGCTCAATCATTGCACCATTCATATCAGGCATGTCGACACGTGGTCTGTGGATACCACCAGCCGTGTTTGGCGGCTTTTCGCTGGCAGCAGCTGCTTCGGTCTTTCTCATGCCGGAGACACGCGGTTTTCCTCTGCCCGAGACTATCGAGGATGGCGAGACGTTCGGCAAAAATAAGGATGCGACGAAATTGTAA